A single genomic interval of Burkholderiales bacterium harbors:
- a CDS encoding AI-2E family transporter, with protein sequence MNTKRFDDMYWWLGLAVIAAVLIYLLSPILTPFLLAAVLAYICNPLVNFLQRRKIPRTLGVVLAMLLLLGLAALFVLILLPVLHQQLVTLAERLPAYLDTIKSSILPGLHARFGLELQLDATSLAAALTENLPAAKDLAVKLLPSLKSGGLALIAFLMNLLLVPVVLFYFLRDWNGLIKRIEEIIPRGLHAEIAGLAAEIDRVLGEFLRGQISVMLLMSAYYAVALWLAGLDYAFPIAVLAGFLVFVPYLGMIVGLTLATLAGFLQFPDFIGLIPVWVAFAIGQALEGMVVTPWLVGERVGLHPVVVIFALLAFGQLFGFFGVLLALPASSALLVWLRHLRRRYMESAIYKS encoded by the coding sequence ATGAATACCAAACGCTTCGACGATATGTATTGGTGGCTCGGGCTGGCGGTCATAGCCGCCGTGTTGATTTATCTGTTGAGCCCGATACTCACGCCTTTTTTGCTGGCGGCGGTTCTCGCCTACATTTGCAATCCGCTGGTGAATTTCCTGCAACGCCGGAAAATCCCGCGCACGCTGGGCGTGGTTCTCGCCATGCTGCTGTTGCTGGGATTAGCTGCGCTGTTCGTGCTGATTCTGCTGCCCGTGTTGCACCAGCAACTGGTTACGCTGGCAGAGCGATTGCCAGCTTATCTCGACACGATAAAATCGAGCATTCTGCCTGGGCTGCATGCCCGCTTCGGACTGGAGTTGCAGCTTGATGCAACCAGCTTGGCGGCGGCGTTGACCGAAAACCTGCCGGCGGCCAAGGACCTGGCGGTCAAACTTTTGCCCTCGCTGAAAAGCGGGGGGCTCGCCCTCATCGCCTTTCTGATGAATCTGCTGCTGGTGCCGGTGGTGCTGTTTTATTTCCTTCGCGACTGGAATGGGCTTATCAAAAGAATAGAAGAAATTATTCCGCGCGGCCTGCATGCAGAAATCGCGGGCTTGGCCGCGGAAATCGACCGCGTGCTGGGGGAATTTTTGCGCGGCCAGATTTCAGTGATGCTGTTGATGAGCGCCTATTACGCGGTGGCGCTGTGGTTGGCGGGCCTCGATTACGCGTTCCCCATCGCCGTGCTCGCCGGGTTTTTGGTGTTCGTGCCTTATCTCGGAATGATCGTGGGCTTGACTTTGGCCACGCTGGCGGGGTTTCTGCAATTTCCGGATTTCATCGGGTTGATTCCAGTGTGGGTGGCGTTCGCCATCGGCCAGGCGCTGGAAGGCATGGTGGTCACGCCCTGGCTGGTGGGTGAGCGGGTGGGGCTGCATCCGGTGGTGGTGATTTTCGCGCTGCTCGCCTTCGGCCAGTTGTTCGGTTTTTTCGGCGTGCTGTTGGCGCTGCCGGCAAGCTCGGCGCTGCTGGTTTGGCTGCGCCATTTGCGGCGCCGCTACATGGAAAGCGCGATTTACAAATCCTGA